TCCGTATAGCCAGTCCTCTGGTTATATGGGCCTTCTTCACAGTCAACATGAAAGTGTTCTCCATGAAAACTCTCCTTATGAGAGTTTTCATTCTGGATCTTCAGAAATCCCTCAATTCAGTTCTCAACAATGTGAGGCTCCAACTCCACCTACAGACATACCCGTGGAGCGTGGGAAGAGACACAAATGGACCCCAGCGGATGACGAGCTTCTAATCAGTGCCTGGTTAAACACATCTAAGGATACTATAGTTGGCAATAACCAAAAGTCTGGGACCTTCTGGCAACGAGTAGGAGATTATTTCTTAGCGGCACTACTTAGAAGAGATGGTCGTCAAAGTAGGGAACATCTCCATTATAAGCAGAGGTGgcacaagatcaatgatcaaaCTAACAAGTTTTGTGGTGCATATGCGGCTGCAGAGAGGCAAATTAGTAGTGGTCAGAATGATAACGATGTTCTGGAGGTGGCCCATGACATCTTCTA
This Brassica napus cultivar Da-Ae chromosome C6, Da-Ae, whole genome shotgun sequence DNA region includes the following protein-coding sequences:
- the LOC111206907 gene encoding glutathione S-transferase T3-like, with the translated sequence MNPYSQSSGYMGLLHSQHESVLHENSPYESFHSGSSEIPQFSSQQCEAPTPPTDIPVERGKRHKWTPADDELLISAWLNTSKDTIVGNNQKSGTFWQRVGDYFLAALLRRDGRQSREHLHYKQRWHKINDQTNKFCGAYAAAERQISSGQNDNDVLEVAHDIFYSDQESKFTLEHAWCVLRHEQKWLSLNTTKACGSSKRKSSETGSQLSSTSVTDHEIRPEGVKAAKAKRSNGQGKSVADYTSVWEMRQEDLARKEKLSKLAILDTLLAKKEPLSEAEEVAKNKLLAEYI